In Stomatohabitans albus, one genomic interval encodes:
- a CDS encoding DM13 domain-containing protein gives MAVKFQNPKVVGASIAGGLLLVSGGLWLFKPWLLFVDKTVNQPLPITSASVQMVDSSEMASTLSNDGAASLVADGDFISHEHETTGKASIVQLANGKYQLAFENLDTSNGPDVHVWVSAGEVVDGVAGLKAAGDHDKIDLGVIKGNKGNQLYDLPDDFDPTKWKSIDLWCDQFDVSFGAAPLNLKADSSSSTDTTSTSETMVMAEQSGPVIVTSGDFIKHEHATTGKASVVRLENGKHQLIFENLDTSNGPDVHVWVSAGEVVDGIAGLKAAGDHDKIDLGVIKGNKGNQVYDLPDDFDPTKWKSVDLWCDQFDVSFGAAPLV, from the coding sequence ATGGCAGTTAAGTTCCAAAACCCGAAGGTCGTAGGCGCCTCTATTGCTGGTGGTCTTCTTCTTGTCAGTGGCGGCCTGTGGCTCTTCAAGCCGTGGCTGTTATTTGTTGACAAAACAGTCAACCAACCACTCCCCATCACCAGTGCATCAGTCCAGATGGTTGATTCATCTGAAATGGCGTCCACGCTTTCCAACGATGGGGCCGCCTCCCTTGTTGCCGACGGTGACTTTATTTCCCACGAACACGAAACAACCGGCAAGGCAAGCATCGTTCAGCTCGCTAACGGTAAGTACCAGTTAGCATTTGAGAACCTGGACACCTCTAACGGTCCTGACGTGCACGTATGGGTCAGCGCGGGTGAAGTGGTAGACGGCGTCGCTGGTCTGAAAGCCGCTGGCGACCACGACAAGATTGACCTCGGCGTCATCAAGGGCAACAAAGGCAACCAGCTCTACGACCTCCCCGACGACTTCGACCCCACCAAATGGAAGAGTATTGACCTTTGGTGTGACCAGTTCGACGTCTCCTTCGGCGCCGCACCGTTGAATCTGAAGGCAGATAGCAGTAGCTCGACCGACACAACAAGCACCAGTGAAACCATGGTTATGGCTGAACAGTCTGGTCCGGTCATCGTAACCTCCGGTGATTTCATCAAGCACGAACATGCCACCACCGGTAAGGCCAGTGTTGTTCGTTTGGAAAATGGGAAGCATCAACTGATCTTTGAGAACCTCGATACCTCTAATGGCCCTGACGTGCACGTATGGGTCAGCGCCGGTGAAGTGGTAGACGGTATCGCTGGTCTGAAAGCCGCTGGCGACCACGACAAGATCGACCTCGGCGTCATCAAGGGCAACAAAGGCAACCAGGTCTACGACCTCCCCGACGACTTCGACCCCACCAAATGGAAGAGTGTGGACCTTTGGTGTGACCAGTTCGACGTCTCCTTCGGCGCCGCACCACTCGTTTAA
- the meaB gene encoding methylmalonyl Co-A mutase-associated GTPase MeaB, which produces MAKAPTAPELAEGVLASSRAHIARAITMVESKKPAHRDIAHELLRLLTPHTGGAVRVGISGVPGAGKSTFINALGMRLVNEHGMKLAVLAVDPSSSQTGGSILGDRTRMGELAMLDNTFIRPSPSGNHLGGVARATREAMVICEAAGYGAVFVETVGVGQSEIAVSEMVDTFLMLHAANTGDSLQGIKRGILELADVIAVNKADGANAAPARIAARELRMALKLVAGSEREPAEVLTCSSTTGEGLDEVWKAITDHRQRLEDTGSLIARRRRQQRQWLWSLVRNEVLTLLENDPEIKAVADRVEHDLDDEGTNAMDAANAILAAFVERAYLLKE; this is translated from the coding sequence GTGGCAAAGGCACCAACTGCCCCTGAGCTAGCTGAAGGCGTTTTAGCTAGCTCACGGGCGCACATCGCCCGAGCAATCACGATGGTTGAGTCAAAAAAACCGGCTCACCGTGATATTGCTCACGAGTTGTTACGCCTTCTCACACCCCATACCGGAGGTGCCGTTCGTGTTGGCATCTCCGGTGTCCCTGGGGCGGGGAAGTCCACCTTTATCAATGCACTGGGCATGCGACTGGTCAACGAACACGGGATGAAGTTGGCCGTACTCGCCGTTGACCCGTCATCCTCGCAAACGGGTGGGTCTATCCTTGGTGACCGCACCCGCATGGGCGAATTGGCGATGCTTGATAACACCTTTATTCGCCCGTCACCATCAGGCAATCATCTTGGCGGTGTGGCTCGTGCAACCCGTGAAGCTATGGTGATTTGTGAAGCCGCTGGGTACGGGGCTGTCTTTGTCGAGACGGTTGGTGTTGGCCAATCAGAAATTGCGGTAAGTGAGATGGTTGATACCTTCCTCATGTTGCATGCGGCCAATACCGGAGATTCACTCCAAGGGATTAAGCGCGGAATCTTGGAGCTCGCTGACGTTATCGCCGTGAACAAAGCCGATGGTGCCAATGCAGCTCCTGCACGCATTGCGGCTCGTGAGCTAAGAATGGCGCTCAAACTTGTTGCCGGTAGCGAACGTGAACCTGCTGAGGTGCTCACCTGTTCATCGACAACGGGAGAAGGCCTCGATGAGGTCTGGAAAGCGATTACCGATCATCGTCAACGCCTTGAGGATACTGGTTCCCTTATTGCACGACGTCGTCGCCAACAACGACAGTGGTTGTGGAGCTTGGTTCGTAACGAAGTGTTGACATTATTGGAGAATGACCCCGAGATCAAAGCCGTAGCTGATCGCGTCGAACACGATCTTGACGACGAAGGAACCAATGCAATGGATGCAGCTAATGCGATCCTTGCCGCCTTTGTTGAACGAGCCTATTTATTGAAAGAATAA
- the scpA gene encoding methylmalonyl-CoA mutase codes for MSVPSFANVDLNLSTPKDDREAFAAALDKAAFEEKFHAWETPEHIDVPGVYTNDDLQDLDFLHQYPGIPTFLRGPYATMYVFRPWTIRQYAGFSTAEESNAFYRRNLAAGQKGLSIAFDLATHRGYDSDHPRVTGDVGMAGVAVDSILDMRQLFDGIPLDQMSVSMTMNGAVLPVLALYVVAAEEQGVKPEQLAGTIQNDILKEFMVRNTYVYPPLPSMRIISEIFAFTSANMPRFNSISISGYHMQEAGATLDLEMAYTLADGVDYIRAGESVGLNVDAFAPRLSFFWAIGMNPFMEIAKMRAARMLWARLVRQFKPKNPKSMSLRTHSQTSGWSLTAQDVYNNVMRTCIEAMASTQGHTQSLHTNALDEAVALPTDFSARIARNTQLFIQQESGTTRSADPWGGSAYIEKLTYDIARKAWGHIQEVEAAGGMALAIEQGIPKLRIEEAAARTQARIDSGRQPLIGVNKYVLDQEEPFEVLKVDNKAVREAQVAKLERLRAERDEEQVQQSLDKITWAAANPDSSDPDRNLLALSIQAARNKASLGEISDALEKVFGRYTAKINMIEGVYAKEAGRTGKMNEARELIEKFEEAEGRRPRILVAKMGQDGHDRGQKVISTGFADLGFDVDVGPLFQTPEETARQAVESDVHVVGASSLAAGHLTLVPELRAELDKLGRPDIMVVVGGVIPEQDFEELRQNGADAIFPPGTVISTAAVGVLEELLKRVEE; via the coding sequence ATGAGTGTCCCATCATTTGCAAACGTAGATCTGAACCTCTCCACCCCAAAGGATGACCGCGAGGCGTTTGCGGCTGCCCTTGACAAAGCCGCATTCGAAGAAAAGTTCCATGCGTGGGAAACACCAGAACATATTGATGTTCCTGGGGTGTATACGAACGACGATCTACAAGACCTAGATTTCTTGCATCAATACCCCGGTATTCCAACCTTCTTGCGTGGCCCCTATGCCACCATGTACGTGTTCCGACCATGGACCATTCGCCAGTACGCCGGGTTCTCCACTGCTGAAGAATCTAATGCCTTCTATCGCCGTAACCTTGCCGCTGGCCAGAAAGGGCTTTCAATCGCCTTTGACTTGGCCACCCACCGGGGGTATGACTCTGATCACCCCCGTGTAACCGGCGACGTTGGTATGGCTGGCGTAGCCGTTGACTCCATCTTGGATATGCGTCAGCTCTTTGACGGGATTCCACTCGATCAGATGAGTGTGTCCATGACGATGAACGGTGCCGTGTTGCCCGTGCTCGCGCTCTATGTTGTGGCTGCTGAAGAACAAGGGGTCAAACCTGAGCAGCTTGCCGGAACGATTCAGAATGACATTCTGAAAGAGTTCATGGTGCGTAATACTTACGTGTATCCACCCCTGCCATCTATGCGTATTATCAGTGAGATTTTCGCCTTTACAAGTGCGAATATGCCTCGCTTTAACTCCATCTCCATTTCTGGCTACCACATGCAAGAAGCTGGTGCCACCTTAGACCTGGAAATGGCGTACACGCTGGCTGACGGGGTTGATTACATCCGCGCTGGTGAGAGTGTGGGATTGAATGTGGATGCCTTCGCCCCTCGTTTGAGTTTCTTCTGGGCCATTGGCATGAACCCATTCATGGAAATTGCCAAGATGCGTGCAGCTCGTATGTTGTGGGCACGCCTGGTCCGCCAGTTCAAACCTAAGAACCCCAAGTCCATGAGTTTGCGTACTCACTCACAGACCTCGGGGTGGTCGCTGACTGCTCAGGACGTGTATAACAACGTGATGCGTACCTGTATTGAGGCAATGGCATCAACGCAGGGCCACACGCAGAGCTTGCACACGAACGCACTTGACGAAGCGGTTGCGTTGCCGACTGACTTCTCGGCTCGTATTGCCCGTAACACCCAGCTTTTCATCCAGCAAGAATCAGGGACCACCCGATCTGCTGACCCTTGGGGTGGTTCGGCCTATATCGAAAAGCTCACCTATGACATCGCGCGTAAGGCGTGGGGACACATTCAAGAAGTCGAGGCTGCCGGTGGTATGGCGTTGGCTATTGAGCAGGGTATCCCCAAGCTACGTATTGAAGAAGCGGCAGCACGCACTCAGGCGCGTATTGACTCTGGCCGTCAGCCCCTGATCGGTGTGAACAAGTACGTTTTGGACCAAGAAGAACCCTTCGAAGTGTTGAAGGTGGACAATAAGGCAGTGCGCGAAGCACAGGTTGCCAAGTTGGAACGCCTCCGCGCTGAACGTGATGAAGAGCAGGTCCAGCAAAGTCTTGACAAGATCACGTGGGCCGCGGCAAACCCTGATTCCTCCGACCCAGATCGGAACTTGTTAGCGCTATCCATCCAAGCGGCACGAAACAAGGCATCATTGGGTGAAATCAGTGATGCGTTGGAGAAGGTCTTTGGTCGTTACACCGCTAAGATCAACATGATTGAAGGGGTGTACGCGAAGGAAGCCGGGAGGACTGGCAAGATGAACGAGGCACGCGAACTGATTGAGAAGTTTGAAGAAGCTGAAGGTCGCCGTCCTCGTATCTTGGTAGCAAAGATGGGCCAGGATGGTCACGACCGTGGCCAGAAGGTTATCTCTACTGGCTTTGCTGACTTGGGCTTTGACGTTGACGTCGGACCACTCTTCCAGACGCCAGAAGAAACGGCCCGTCAAGCGGTTGAATCTGACGTCCACGTGGTAGGGGCATCCTCACTTGCAGCCGGTCACTTGACCTTGGTACCTGAGCTTCGCGCTGAGTTAGACAAGCTAGGCCGTCCAGACATCATGGTGGTTGTTGGTGGTGTTATCCCTGAGCAGGACTTTGAGGAACTGCGTCAAAATGGCGCCGATGCCATCTTCCCGCCCGGTACTGTTATTTCTACCGCTGCAGTGGGCGTGCTCGAAGAGCTGCTCAAGCGAGTCGAAGAATAA
- a CDS encoding methylmalonyl-CoA mutase family protein, with translation MSENTPDNPSQVDHLDLAADFDAPTHEQWEVEVLKVLNRGRPEGKELNVEQAMKRLTHISIDGLVTKPLYLKDEDSVEVLGLPGQAPFTRGTTVRGGQADAWDIRQLHEDPDPVATNKAVLEDFERGATSVWLRIDDDAVKAEDLPRTLEGVIVDIAGIAVSSFADTERAAEALASFFEQSGADPDSLVGNLGVDPILTAALTGQEADLSNLKTWVDRTANWPGVTPLVVDGSLYHDMGATPAQEMAFTIATGIAYVRALVEQGVDVDTAFESILFRVSSTVDQFPTIARLRSLRLVWHRVGEVLGVTEEKRGARQHAITSWREISREDPYVNLLRGTIQCFAAAVGMAEIVTVLPFDTAYGLPNSFSRRMARNTQVILSEEANIGRVNDPAGGAWWVESHTLALAEKSWELIQAVEAEGGIQAYLSSGKLEADVQASVKERAKRLSTRKLGRTGVSEFPKVENDSLDRAPRPAPLELNGIERHRDAELFEAIRDRAIAAGQPNVFLACLGARRDFGGREMFTSNLVHVGAIQTVSHEGGTPEEIAAAFKENGSPMAILCSSAKVYASQAVDVANALKEAGAEKVLLAGNIKEIGDGDASVFDGTVAMGMDVVAFLNETLETLGVQ, from the coding sequence ATGAGCGAGAACACCCCCGATAACCCATCACAGGTGGACCACCTCGATTTAGCCGCTGACTTCGATGCTCCGACGCATGAACAGTGGGAAGTTGAAGTCCTCAAGGTGCTTAATCGTGGCCGTCCAGAAGGTAAAGAGCTAAACGTCGAACAGGCGATGAAGCGTTTGACCCACATCAGTATTGATGGCCTGGTAACCAAACCCCTGTATTTAAAGGATGAAGATAGTGTCGAAGTGCTGGGCCTTCCAGGTCAGGCACCCTTCACCCGTGGGACCACGGTACGCGGTGGCCAAGCCGATGCTTGGGATATCCGCCAATTACATGAAGACCCCGACCCTGTTGCCACCAACAAAGCCGTCCTTGAAGACTTTGAACGTGGTGCCACGAGTGTGTGGCTGCGTATTGACGACGATGCGGTCAAGGCTGAGGACTTACCGCGCACCCTTGAAGGGGTTATTGTCGATATTGCAGGGATCGCCGTGTCCAGCTTCGCGGATACAGAACGAGCTGCGGAGGCATTGGCATCGTTTTTTGAACAGAGCGGAGCCGACCCTGATTCACTTGTAGGCAACTTAGGTGTTGACCCCATTTTGACGGCAGCTCTCACCGGCCAAGAAGCCGACCTGAGTAACCTCAAAACATGGGTTGATCGCACTGCGAACTGGCCCGGTGTAACACCTCTCGTTGTTGACGGAAGCCTCTATCACGACATGGGCGCAACACCCGCCCAGGAAATGGCGTTCACCATAGCCACCGGTATCGCCTATGTGCGTGCCCTCGTCGAACAGGGCGTTGACGTCGATACGGCGTTCGAAAGTATTTTATTCCGCGTCAGTTCCACGGTTGACCAGTTCCCGACGATTGCACGCTTGCGTTCACTGCGCCTTGTGTGGCACCGAGTCGGAGAAGTGCTTGGTGTCACTGAAGAGAAGCGCGGAGCACGCCAACATGCAATCACCTCATGGCGTGAAATTAGTCGTGAAGATCCCTATGTGAACCTGCTTCGTGGCACTATTCAGTGCTTTGCAGCCGCAGTAGGTATGGCAGAAATTGTGACGGTGTTGCCCTTTGATACCGCGTATGGGTTGCCCAATTCCTTCTCACGGCGTATGGCTCGTAATACCCAGGTCATTTTGAGTGAAGAAGCCAATATCGGGCGGGTGAACGACCCGGCTGGTGGTGCTTGGTGGGTGGAGAGCCACACCCTTGCACTGGCTGAAAAGTCTTGGGAATTGATTCAAGCAGTCGAAGCCGAGGGTGGTATCCAGGCCTATTTGAGCAGCGGCAAACTTGAAGCCGACGTCCAAGCCAGCGTCAAAGAACGCGCAAAGCGGTTATCCACCCGTAAATTGGGCCGTACCGGCGTAAGCGAGTTCCCCAAGGTTGAGAACGACAGCCTTGATCGTGCGCCACGTCCTGCCCCCCTTGAATTGAACGGGATTGAACGACACCGTGACGCTGAACTCTTTGAGGCGATCCGTGACCGCGCTATTGCCGCTGGGCAGCCCAATGTGTTCCTAGCTTGTTTGGGTGCTCGCCGCGACTTTGGTGGTCGTGAAATGTTCACCTCTAACCTTGTACACGTCGGCGCCATTCAAACGGTCAGTCACGAAGGTGGCACACCAGAAGAGATCGCTGCCGCATTCAAGGAAAATGGCTCGCCCATGGCCATCTTGTGCTCCAGCGCAAAGGTATATGCCAGCCAAGCCGTTGATGTCGCCAACGCGCTGAAAGAAGCTGGTGCCGAGAAGGTTCTCCTTGCTGGCAATATCAAAGAGATTGGTGATGGTGACGCAAGTGTCTTTGACGGCACCGTAGCTATGGGTATGGACGTCGTTGCCTTCTTGAATGAAACCCTTGAAACCCTGGGAGTGCAGTAA
- a CDS encoding lysylphosphatidylglycerol synthase transmembrane domain-containing protein → MKHKASVHEVLRVGVGLVTLVGCLWILYITLDGNWAQAWQALTPVVGGVSLVSISLHAWANAMLAAQWGRMLDALGSHLPRATVAWLWTRAQLTRFAIGSAGLVSRPLLARSQGVPLDIGTSTTVLESVWLMAMLGMGLPFAATLLPAVSIWVWVAGAGCALLVIGLTVMPSRVLRPLQWVRPTLVTTGLEGHGWRITRGYISQIVLRAAVFVLLAIAINPSSATNWMLVVGAFVLSYLVGWLFIFSPGGLGPREAVAGLVLSQAGLESGQVIALVALARVVEVLGELLYVSKVQRPEPTEDAAAQDKSEHLEKGAHKTLHADDG, encoded by the coding sequence ATGAAACACAAAGCAAGCGTGCATGAGGTCCTACGCGTTGGGGTCGGATTAGTGACCCTTGTGGGCTGTTTGTGGATCTTATATATCACCCTTGATGGTAATTGGGCGCAAGCATGGCAAGCCCTCACTCCCGTTGTTGGGGGAGTGTCGCTGGTAAGTATTAGCCTTCACGCCTGGGCGAATGCAATGTTGGCTGCCCAGTGGGGACGAATGCTCGATGCCTTAGGAAGTCACCTCCCTCGGGCCACCGTTGCATGGCTATGGACCCGTGCCCAACTCACCCGATTTGCTATCGGCTCTGCCGGGCTCGTTAGCCGCCCACTTCTTGCACGGTCACAAGGTGTTCCACTCGATATTGGTACGTCTACGACTGTCTTAGAATCGGTATGGCTCATGGCTATGTTGGGTATGGGCCTTCCCTTTGCCGCCACCTTATTACCGGCAGTCAGTATCTGGGTTTGGGTTGCGGGTGCTGGTTGCGCCCTACTGGTCATCGGGTTGACGGTGATGCCTTCACGGGTGCTCCGCCCACTACAGTGGGTACGACCCACCCTGGTAACAACCGGACTTGAGGGTCATGGCTGGCGTATCACCCGCGGTTACATCAGCCAGATCGTGTTGCGTGCAGCGGTGTTCGTGCTGCTCGCCATAGCGATCAATCCATCATCAGCAACCAATTGGATGCTCGTTGTTGGGGCGTTTGTGCTGTCTTACCTTGTTGGCTGGTTATTTATCTTCAGTCCTGGTGGCCTTGGACCACGAGAGGCCGTCGCCGGCCTCGTACTAAGCCAAGCCGGTCTCGAGAGTGGTCAGGTGATCGCCCTTGTGGCTCTCGCCAGAGTCGTTGAAGTACTCGGTGAGCTGCTCTATGTCAGCAAGGTACAAAGACCTGAACCTACTGAAGATGCGGCTGCGCAAGACAAATCTGAACACCTCGAAAAAGGTGCACACAAAACGCTACATGCCGATGATGGCTAG
- a CDS encoding response regulator transcription factor — MLVDDHEVVRQGLRSMINASGDLTVCAEASTTAEAIHAARAHVPHVVVMDLRLPDGSGVEACREIRTENEDVKVLILTSFTDDQALFDAIMAGASGYLLKQVRGTDLIDGIRRIASGESLLDPSVTSQVLERIRDPHAGEDPRLARLTPTERRILDHIADGETNRQIGEHLGLAEKTIKNYVSVILTKLDVNRRTEAAAYLFTNSNRGSH, encoded by the coding sequence ATGTTGGTGGACGACCACGAAGTCGTCCGCCAAGGGCTCCGGTCCATGATCAACGCCTCTGGCGATCTAACGGTCTGTGCTGAGGCATCGACCACGGCAGAAGCAATCCATGCCGCTCGTGCACACGTCCCTCACGTAGTCGTGATGGATTTGCGTTTACCCGACGGATCGGGAGTAGAGGCGTGCCGAGAAATACGAACCGAAAATGAGGACGTGAAGGTTCTCATTTTGACATCATTCACTGATGATCAAGCCCTCTTCGACGCCATTATGGCGGGTGCGAGCGGCTACTTATTGAAGCAGGTACGTGGAACCGATCTGATTGATGGAATCCGGCGTATTGCATCGGGCGAGAGTTTGTTGGACCCGAGTGTGACGAGCCAAGTCCTTGAACGTATCCGAGATCCTCATGCCGGTGAAGACCCCCGTTTGGCGCGGTTAACGCCGACTGAACGACGGATTCTTGACCATATTGCTGATGGTGAAACCAATCGACAGATTGGTGAACATCTTGGGTTAGCTGAAAAGACGATTAAAAACTATGTCTCGGTCATCCTAACGAAATTAGATGTTAACCGGCGTACCGAGGCGGCAGCTTATTTATTTACTAACTCCAATCGAGGAAGCCACTAA
- a CDS encoding GAF domain-containing sensor histidine kinase produces the protein MGAPRSSSPPSTACPITGHGGPRQSSSPLQVSRMDDRYLYALSEVSALRRQAIPMDELLPKIVKAARTATGAKYAAMGVLTTNVHEVDENETRDHIVQFIYDGIDDETASNIGPHPVGRGILGKTIFEEQLVITNDLPAHPDSIPLPEGHPPMSNFLGAPLEVDGRVFGNLYLAEKPEGFSTDDAKVLEVLCSQAGAAIQTSVLAERLRGVLLSDERSRIARDMHDGVMQNLFSLGMSLDLMSQTIEVSSPELANDLQRLVDQVDETIQSIRSTIYQLRDSETSDQRTSLQHAAVTLAREFEYTTGVRPSIAISSQVSNEVPDHLVHDVVYLIKEALHNIRKHAKAKSVSIRATSGEHGIEITVNDNGCGFDQTQPTVGHGLETMAERANLIGGQLRITSKIGSGTSVFLTIPSQTTKEQL, from the coding sequence ATGGGCGCACCTCGTTCTTCCTCACCGCCGTCAACCGCTTGCCCAATTACTGGGCATGGCGGGCCTCGGCAGTCATCCAGCCCACTTCAGGTTTCTCGCATGGATGATCGCTACCTCTATGCATTATCTGAGGTTTCTGCATTGCGTCGGCAAGCCATTCCTATGGATGAATTACTTCCCAAGATTGTCAAGGCAGCTCGAACCGCAACGGGAGCCAAATATGCCGCCATGGGTGTCTTGACCACCAATGTGCATGAGGTAGATGAAAACGAAACCCGTGACCATATCGTGCAGTTTATTTATGACGGTATTGACGACGAAACCGCTTCAAATATTGGTCCGCACCCAGTTGGCCGCGGGATACTCGGCAAAACGATTTTTGAGGAACAACTCGTCATCACCAACGACCTTCCAGCACACCCTGATTCCATTCCACTTCCCGAGGGGCATCCCCCGATGTCTAATTTTTTGGGAGCACCACTAGAAGTAGATGGTCGTGTATTTGGCAACCTCTATCTCGCAGAAAAGCCTGAAGGCTTTTCAACTGACGATGCTAAGGTCCTCGAAGTCCTTTGCTCGCAAGCCGGAGCTGCCATTCAAACCTCTGTTCTCGCCGAACGGTTGCGTGGTGTGCTACTCAGTGATGAACGCAGCCGTATTGCCCGCGATATGCATGACGGCGTGATGCAAAATCTATTTAGTTTGGGGATGAGCCTCGATCTCATGTCACAAACCATTGAGGTTTCTAGCCCTGAACTGGCTAATGACCTTCAACGACTCGTAGATCAGGTTGACGAAACGATTCAGTCAATCCGATCAACGATTTACCAACTCCGTGATAGTGAAACAAGCGATCAACGCACATCGTTGCAACATGCTGCGGTGACGTTAGCGCGTGAGTTTGAATACACCACCGGAGTCCGACCAAGTATTGCTATCTCTTCGCAAGTGAGTAACGAGGTACCTGATCATCTTGTCCACGATGTCGTGTACCTCATAAAAGAGGCACTCCATAATATTCGCAAGCATGCCAAAGCGAAATCGGTCTCAATTCGTGCTACCAGCGGAGAGCACGGCATAGAAATCACGGTCAATGACAACGGCTGTGGTTTTGACCAAACACAACCAACCGTAGGCCATGGGTTAGAAACCATGGCTGAACGGGCCAATCTGATAGGTGGGCAACTGAGGATTACGTCCAAGATTGGGAGTGGCACCTCAGTTTTCCTGACAATTCCCTCGCAAACTACCAAGGAGCAATTGTGA
- a CDS encoding acetyl-CoA carboxylase biotin carboxylase subunit: MQELLFNDQLPPLDGFGPVLVANRGEIALRVFRTCRDLGLKSIAVYSEADAEAPWLHHADEAYLIGSGPAADSYLNVDHILEAIERSGAKAVHPGYGFLSENVDFANAVVEAGCTWIGPSPDSINSMGDKISAREAAVAADCPIVPGLMEPTSDPEVVKAFAQEHGYPLIIKAAYGGGGRGMKVVRADRDLVEALESAQREAVTAFGRGEVYVERYLEHPRHVEVQILADQQGNTLYLGDRDCTLQRRHQKLIEEAPAPGIPDEIRKAMGESSVRVAKAVGYTTTGTCEYLYQDGEFYFLEMNTRLQVEHPVTEEVIGIDLVEWQFRTAAGQSLPFGQDDIFAKGHAIEARINAENVGLGFVPSPGLITKWVPPQGPGVRMDSVGTTGWEIPRIYDSLIGKVIVQGRTRDQARRRLIRALHELQIEGVPTTVDFFNYALVSPDFIQMQITTNTVERDWDLSSIEPALVPNVAEEAASRHNVVVEVDGKRIEVTVRGLMGAKAAAATPKRRTRSGSSGPSNVGAGTITAPMQGTVVKVNVSDGETVEKDQTLVVLEAMKMENAIKAPHAGIVKDVAVAVGDTVNTGQAMVTVDAEGDEG, from the coding sequence ATGCAAGAGTTGCTGTTTAATGATCAGCTCCCCCCACTAGATGGGTTTGGCCCCGTGTTAGTTGCTAACCGTGGTGAAATCGCCCTCCGAGTGTTCCGAACATGCAGAGACCTTGGTCTCAAAAGTATTGCGGTGTATTCAGAGGCTGACGCGGAAGCACCCTGGCTCCATCATGCAGATGAGGCGTATCTCATCGGTTCAGGACCCGCAGCAGATAGTTATTTGAATGTTGACCATATTCTTGAGGCGATTGAGCGTTCCGGGGCAAAAGCCGTGCATCCTGGCTATGGCTTCTTAAGTGAAAACGTCGATTTTGCCAATGCTGTGGTCGAAGCGGGGTGTACATGGATTGGGCCATCCCCTGACTCTATTAACTCAATGGGTGACAAAATCAGTGCCCGTGAGGCTGCCGTTGCAGCTGATTGTCCCATTGTTCCAGGGTTAATGGAGCCAACGTCAGACCCTGAAGTTGTCAAAGCGTTTGCCCAAGAGCACGGATACCCATTGATCATCAAGGCGGCATATGGCGGTGGTGGCCGTGGGATGAAGGTTGTACGCGCCGATCGAGACCTGGTTGAAGCGCTGGAAAGCGCTCAACGTGAGGCAGTGACTGCGTTTGGGCGTGGGGAAGTTTACGTCGAGCGCTATCTCGAACACCCGCGGCATGTGGAGGTTCAGATCCTTGCTGATCAACAAGGCAATACGCTCTATCTCGGCGACCGCGACTGTACGTTGCAGCGCCGCCACCAAAAGTTGATTGAAGAAGCCCCGGCACCTGGTATCCCCGATGAAATTCGGAAAGCAATGGGTGAGTCGAGTGTGCGGGTTGCCAAAGCTGTTGGCTACACGACCACGGGTACCTGTGAGTACTTGTACCAAGACGGTGAGTTCTATTTCTTAGAAATGAACACACGGTTACAAGTCGAGCATCCGGTGACAGAAGAAGTCATTGGCATTGATCTCGTTGAATGGCAGTTTCGAACCGCAGCCGGCCAATCACTCCCCTTCGGGCAAGACGATATTTTTGCTAAAGGTCACGCGATTGAGGCGCGTATCAACGCTGAGAATGTTGGCCTTGGTTTTGTCCCAAGCCCAGGTCTAATCACCAAATGGGTCCCGCCACAAGGGCCAGGGGTTCGCATGGATTCTGTGGGTACGACTGGCTGGGAGATACCGCGCATCTATGACTCATTAATTGGCAAAGTCATTGTCCAAGGACGGACACGAGATCAGGCACGACGCCGGCTCATTCGTGCTTTGCACGAGCTCCAGATTGAGGGGGTGCCTACCACCGTTGATTTTTTCAACTACGCCCTCGTCTCCCCTGACTTCATTCAGATGCAGATTACGACCAATACGGTTGAGCGTGACTGGGACTTATCATCCATCGAGCCTGCACTCGTCCCAAATGTGGCCGAGGAAGCTGCTTCACGACACAACGTGGTTGTTGAGGTAGATGGCAAGCGCATAGAAGTTACGGTTCGTGGGTTGATGGGCGCCAAAGCGGCTGCTGCAACACCCAAACGTCGAACACGCTCTGGGAGTAGTGGGCCTTCAAACGTGGGAGCAGGCACCATCACGGCACCAATGCAAGGAACCGTCGTTAAGGTAAACGTCTCCGATGGTGAGACGGTTGAAAAGGATCAAACACTTGTCGTACTCGAAGCCATGAAGATGGAGAATGCGATTAAAGCTCCCCATGCTGGAATCGTTAAGGATGTTGCCGTTGCCGTTGGCGATACGGTCAATACGGGTCAAGCCATGGTTACGGTCGATGCAGAGGGCGATGAGGGCTAA